The following are encoded in a window of Oncorhynchus mykiss isolate Arlee chromosome 11, USDA_OmykA_1.1, whole genome shotgun sequence genomic DNA:
- the si:dkey-3h3.3 gene encoding probable E3 ubiquitin-protein ligase DTX3 isoform X1 has protein sequence MANASLKEVFSDVTLTVDPNTFKEPNQVKYLLTGCGNRVTRTLHYEVRGSFDEIEDLFVKMSSLDRCAAPNLRDSPLRHRQRPRSPSPVKPVAIVGAVWDFIQQRCSKELKRIQGEDVLIRKPRDKMVVTFQSHGKDPVRVHFARERFVTFYQRLATDLKVKTYSLDPQYYKSLQGQFPELLIEGGPSKDNITVTGRYMHIVMLEDFLRHGSSSPVTSQRPLTPQRVSPRASGTTRNKQSDDKELESCPICLDTIKEDRKKTLACKHSFCRGCLEEAFKTKPVCPTCGAVYGELKGTQPKGGTMAVTKERSSLSGYEKYGTIVIQYHIPSGIQKEEHPNPGQTYQGASRTAYLPDSSEGRNVLALLKRAFDQRLTFTIGRSSTTGMENMVTWNDIHHKTSRSGGTSCYGYPDPDYLRRLQDELKVKGIY, from the exons ATGGCAAATGCGTCATTGAAAGAG GTATTTTCAGATGTCACTCTCACTGTAGATCCTAACACTTTCAAAGAGCCCAACCAGGTGAAGTACCTTCTCACTGGATGTGGTAACCGCGTTACAAGAACCTTGCACTACGAAGTGCGGGGATCATTTGATGAAATAGAGGACCTGTTTGTGAAGATGTCAAGTCTAGACAGATGTGCCGCCCCCAATCTCAGAGACAGTCCTCTTCGTCACCGACAGCGTCCTCGGTCACCTAGTCCAGTGAAACCAGTGGCGATAGTTGGAGCCGTTTGGGATTTCATCCAACAGAGATGCTCAAAGGAGTTGAAGAGAATCCAAGGGGAAGACGTCTTAATTCGTAAACCTCGGGACAAAATGGTGGTGACCTTTCAAAGCCACGGAAAAGACCCGGTTCGGGTTCATTTCGCCAGAGAGCGCTTTGTCACGTTCTATCAGAGACTCGCTACAGATCTGAAAGTGAAGACTTACAGTTTGGATCCACAATACTACAAAAGCTTGCAGGGACAGTTTCCAGAACTTTTGATTGAAGGAGGCCCCAGTAAAGACAATATTACAGTGACAGGGCGCTACATGCATATTGTGATGTTGGAGGATTTTCTACGGCACGGTTCCAGTTCCCCTGTGACATCACAACGACCCCTGACACCCCAGAGAGTTAGCCCCCGAGCCTCTGGTACTACACGCAACAAGCAATCGGACGACAAAGAATTAGAGTCATGTCCGATTTGTCTGGACACCATTAAAGAGGACAGAAAGAAGACGTTGGCATGTAAACACTCGTTCTGTAGAGGCTGTCTGGAGGAGGCGTTCAAGACCAAACCTGTCTGTCCAACATGTGGGGCAGTCTATGGGGAACTGAAGGGGACGCAGCCAAAGGGCGGGACTATGGCTGTTACTAAGGAACGATCTTCTTTGTCTGGATATGAGAAGTATGGAACAATCGTGATTCAGTACCACATTCCAAGTGGAATACAGAAG GAGGAGCATCCCAACCCAGGTCAGACTTACCAGGGTGCATCCCGTACAGCGTATCTCCCAGATTCCTCGGAGGGCAGGAATGTTCTGGCTCTCCTGAAGAGGGCCTTCGACCAGCGACTCACGTTCACTATTGGCCGATCTTCCACCACAGGCATGGAAAACATGGTCACGTGGAACGACATCCACCATAAAACCTCCAGGAGCGGAGGCACCAGTTG CTATGGATACCCTGACCCCGACTACCTGAGACGTCTACAGGATGAACTGAAGGTCAAAGGAATCTATTGA
- the si:dkey-3h3.3 gene encoding probable E3 ubiquitin-protein ligase DTX3 isoform X2: protein MSSLDRCAAPNLRDSPLRHRQRPRSPSPVKPVAIVGAVWDFIQQRCSKELKRIQGEDVLIRKPRDKMVVTFQSHGKDPVRVHFARERFVTFYQRLATDLKVKTYSLDPQYYKSLQGQFPELLIEGGPSKDNITVTGRYMHIVMLEDFLRHGSSSPVTSQRPLTPQRVSPRASGTTRNKQSDDKELESCPICLDTIKEDRKKTLACKHSFCRGCLEEAFKTKPVCPTCGAVYGELKGTQPKGGTMAVTKERSSLSGYEKYGTIVIQYHIPSGIQKEEHPNPGQTYQGASRTAYLPDSSEGRNVLALLKRAFDQRLTFTIGRSSTTGMENMVTWNDIHHKTSRSGGTSCYGYPDPDYLRRLQDELKVKGIY, encoded by the exons ATGTCAAGTCTAGACAGATGTGCCGCCCCCAATCTCAGAGACAGTCCTCTTCGTCACCGACAGCGTCCTCGGTCACCTAGTCCAGTGAAACCAGTGGCGATAGTTGGAGCCGTTTGGGATTTCATCCAACAGAGATGCTCAAAGGAGTTGAAGAGAATCCAAGGGGAAGACGTCTTAATTCGTAAACCTCGGGACAAAATGGTGGTGACCTTTCAAAGCCACGGAAAAGACCCGGTTCGGGTTCATTTCGCCAGAGAGCGCTTTGTCACGTTCTATCAGAGACTCGCTACAGATCTGAAAGTGAAGACTTACAGTTTGGATCCACAATACTACAAAAGCTTGCAGGGACAGTTTCCAGAACTTTTGATTGAAGGAGGCCCCAGTAAAGACAATATTACAGTGACAGGGCGCTACATGCATATTGTGATGTTGGAGGATTTTCTACGGCACGGTTCCAGTTCCCCTGTGACATCACAACGACCCCTGACACCCCAGAGAGTTAGCCCCCGAGCCTCTGGTACTACACGCAACAAGCAATCGGACGACAAAGAATTAGAGTCATGTCCGATTTGTCTGGACACCATTAAAGAGGACAGAAAGAAGACGTTGGCATGTAAACACTCGTTCTGTAGAGGCTGTCTGGAGGAGGCGTTCAAGACCAAACCTGTCTGTCCAACATGTGGGGCAGTCTATGGGGAACTGAAGGGGACGCAGCCAAAGGGCGGGACTATGGCTGTTACTAAGGAACGATCTTCTTTGTCTGGATATGAGAAGTATGGAACAATCGTGATTCAGTACCACATTCCAAGTGGAATACAGAAG GAGGAGCATCCCAACCCAGGTCAGACTTACCAGGGTGCATCCCGTACAGCGTATCTCCCAGATTCCTCGGAGGGCAGGAATGTTCTGGCTCTCCTGAAGAGGGCCTTCGACCAGCGACTCACGTTCACTATTGGCCGATCTTCCACCACAGGCATGGAAAACATGGTCACGTGGAACGACATCCACCATAAAACCTCCAGGAGCGGAGGCACCAGTTG CTATGGATACCCTGACCCCGACTACCTGAGACGTCTACAGGATGAACTGAAGGTCAAAGGAATCTATTGA